A region of Micromonospora chokoriensis DNA encodes the following proteins:
- a CDS encoding GNAT family N-acetyltransferase, which translates to MSVVIERLGPEETALVAGRIAEAFTVLEVTYWLVPDASKREAVLAGDFEILVDHAMRHGMVHATEDRASVAVWFPSVGEPAPPPADYDARLAAACGEWTDRFQHLDELFAANHPHPDHHHLAFLATRPGRQGQGLGSALMRHHHAWLDANGMPAYLEASSPRSRDLYARHGYLAGEPFRVPDGTPFWPMWREPAGN; encoded by the coding sequence ATGAGCGTGGTCATCGAGCGGCTCGGGCCGGAGGAGACCGCTCTGGTGGCGGGTCGGATCGCCGAGGCGTTCACCGTGCTGGAGGTGACGTACTGGCTGGTGCCCGACGCCAGCAAGCGGGAGGCCGTGCTGGCCGGGGACTTCGAGATCCTGGTCGACCACGCCATGCGGCACGGCATGGTGCACGCCACCGAGGACCGGGCGTCGGTAGCGGTCTGGTTCCCGTCGGTCGGTGAGCCGGCGCCGCCGCCCGCGGACTACGACGCCCGACTGGCCGCCGCCTGCGGTGAGTGGACCGACCGGTTCCAGCACCTCGACGAGTTGTTCGCGGCGAACCACCCCCACCCGGACCACCACCACCTCGCCTTCCTGGCGACCCGGCCGGGCCGGCAGGGGCAGGGATTGGGGAGCGCCCTGATGCGGCACCACCACGCCTGGCTGGACGCCAACGGGATGCCCGCGTACCTGGAGGCGAGCAGCCCGCGCAGCCGGGACCTGTACGCGAGGCACGGCTACCTGGCCGGGGAGCCGTTCCGGGTGCCCGACGGCACGCCGTTCTGGCCGATGTGGCGGGAGCCGGCGGGGAACTGA
- a CDS encoding glycoside hydrolase family 9 protein, with the protein MTSSRRRLLLAAATTLALTGAGAGAAHADPPPDAPEQIDNGDFSEGVSPWFSFGTGALAVTDGQLCTTVPGGLANPWDAGIGQDGVPLIAGAEYTLGFSVSATPGAAVKAVLQLGSAPYTTYAAVDATATGTLQRVEQTFTVPDDNPNAQLIFQVGGAAQAQTICLDDVSLRGGEPPEPYVPDTGPRVRVNQVGYLPGGPKNATVVTEATTALPWQLRSAAGAVVASGTTTARGVDAASGQNVHTVDFSSYRTPASGLTLTVDGETSHPFDVSGTLYDQLRSDSLQFFYAQRSGIAIDGDLIGDEYARPAGHLGVAPNRGDTSVPCQPGVCDYSLDVRGGWYDAGDHGKYVVNGGIATYQLLSTFERTKTAATADGGAALGDSTLRVPERGNGVPDILDEARWELEFLLRMQVPAGKPLAGMVHHKIHDQNWTGLPLAPQDDAQPRELHPPSTAATLNMAATAAQCARLFAPYDAAFANRCATAAKTAYSAAKANPAVYASPTDGTGGGAYDDSNVTDEFYWAAAELYLTTGAQTYLADLTASPHHTGNVFDTLGFSWQSVAALGRLDLATVPNGLPAADLARVRASVTTAADTYLAELRRQAYGLPMPGDANSYFWGGNGNVINNAVVLATAFDLTRNPVYRDGAVQAMDYILGRNALNISYVTGWGEHAAQNQHSRIFGHQLDPSMPRPPAGSIAGGPNAALQDPFVAKLLAGCKPMFCYVDDINSYSTNEVAINWNSALTWISSFLADQGDSGAVPATTCSVAYTNYGAWHGGTGFTAQLTVRNTGATAINGWNVRFAFTGDQRVREAWLAKVTQSGATVTARNESHNAKIAPGGSVMFGFNATTTGGANPSPGLVTVNGAACSLS; encoded by the coding sequence GTGACGTCATCCCGACGCCGCCTCCTGTTGGCAGCGGCGACCACTCTGGCCCTCACCGGCGCGGGCGCCGGCGCGGCCCACGCCGACCCACCACCGGACGCCCCCGAGCAGATCGACAACGGCGACTTCAGCGAAGGAGTGAGCCCCTGGTTCTCCTTCGGCACCGGTGCGCTCGCGGTCACCGACGGGCAGCTCTGCACCACCGTCCCGGGTGGCCTGGCCAACCCGTGGGACGCCGGCATCGGCCAGGACGGCGTGCCGCTGATCGCGGGCGCCGAATACACCCTCGGCTTCTCCGTCTCCGCCACGCCCGGCGCGGCCGTCAAGGCGGTGCTGCAACTCGGTAGCGCCCCCTACACCACGTACGCGGCCGTCGACGCCACCGCGACCGGCACCCTCCAGCGGGTCGAGCAGACCTTCACCGTGCCGGACGACAACCCCAACGCCCAACTGATCTTCCAGGTCGGTGGTGCCGCGCAGGCGCAGACCATCTGCCTGGACGACGTCTCGCTGCGCGGCGGCGAGCCGCCCGAGCCGTACGTGCCGGACACCGGGCCGCGGGTCCGCGTCAACCAGGTCGGCTACCTGCCCGGCGGTCCGAAGAACGCCACTGTCGTCACCGAGGCCACCACGGCGCTGCCCTGGCAACTGCGCTCCGCCGCTGGCGCCGTCGTGGCCAGCGGCACCACGACCGCCCGCGGTGTCGACGCCGCCTCCGGGCAGAACGTGCACACCGTCGACTTCTCCAGCTACCGCACCCCGGCCAGCGGGCTCACGCTCACCGTGGACGGCGAGACCAGCCACCCGTTCGACGTCTCCGGCACGCTCTACGACCAGCTGCGCTCCGACTCGTTGCAGTTCTTCTACGCCCAGCGCAGCGGCATCGCCATCGACGGTGACCTGATCGGCGACGAGTACGCGCGCCCCGCCGGTCACCTCGGCGTCGCACCCAACCGGGGCGACACCAGCGTGCCCTGCCAGCCGGGCGTCTGCGACTACTCGCTGGACGTACGCGGCGGCTGGTACGACGCCGGCGACCACGGCAAGTACGTGGTCAACGGGGGCATCGCCACCTACCAGCTGCTGAGCACCTTCGAGCGGACCAAGACGGCGGCCACCGCCGACGGCGGCGCCGCGCTGGGCGACAGCACCCTGCGGGTGCCCGAGCGCGGCAACGGCGTGCCGGACATCCTCGACGAGGCCCGCTGGGAGCTGGAGTTCCTGCTGCGCATGCAGGTGCCGGCCGGCAAGCCGCTCGCCGGGATGGTCCACCACAAGATCCACGACCAGAACTGGACCGGCCTGCCGCTCGCCCCGCAGGACGACGCGCAGCCGCGCGAGCTGCACCCGCCGTCGACCGCGGCCACCCTCAACATGGCCGCCACCGCCGCCCAGTGCGCGCGCCTGTTCGCCCCCTACGACGCGGCGTTCGCGAACCGTTGCGCCACCGCGGCGAAGACGGCCTACAGCGCGGCCAAGGCCAACCCCGCGGTGTACGCCAGCCCGACCGACGGCACCGGCGGCGGCGCGTACGACGACAGCAACGTCACCGACGAGTTCTACTGGGCGGCGGCCGAGCTGTACCTGACCACCGGGGCGCAGACCTACCTGGCCGACCTGACCGCCTCCCCGCACCACACCGGGAACGTGTTCGACACGCTGGGCTTCAGCTGGCAGAGCGTCGCCGCGTTGGGCCGTCTCGACCTGGCCACCGTGCCGAACGGTCTGCCCGCCGCCGACCTGGCCCGGGTCCGCGCCTCGGTCACCACGGCCGCCGACACCTACCTCGCCGAGCTGCGCCGGCAGGCGTACGGGCTGCCGATGCCCGGTGACGCCAACAGCTACTTCTGGGGTGGCAACGGCAATGTCATCAACAACGCCGTGGTGCTGGCCACCGCCTTCGACCTGACCCGCAACCCGGTCTACCGCGACGGTGCCGTGCAGGCGATGGACTACATCCTGGGTCGCAACGCGCTGAACATCTCCTACGTCACCGGTTGGGGCGAGCACGCCGCGCAGAACCAGCACAGTCGCATCTTCGGCCACCAGCTCGACCCGAGCATGCCCCGGCCGCCGGCCGGCTCGATCGCCGGTGGCCCGAACGCGGCCCTCCAGGATCCGTTCGTGGCGAAGTTGCTGGCCGGCTGCAAGCCGATGTTCTGCTACGTCGACGACATCAACTCGTACTCGACGAACGAGGTCGCGATCAACTGGAACTCGGCGCTGACCTGGATCTCCTCGTTCCTGGCCGACCAGGGTGACTCCGGCGCGGTGCCGGCCACCACCTGCTCGGTGGCCTACACCAACTACGGCGCCTGGCACGGCGGCACCGGGTTCACCGCCCAGCTGACCGTCCGCAACACCGGTGCCACGGCGATCAACGGGTGGAACGTGCGGTTCGCGTTCACCGGCGACCAGCGCGTGCGCGAGGCGTGGCTGGCAAAGGTCACCCAGTCCGGCGCGACGGTGACCGCGCGCAACGAGTCGCACAACGCCAAGATCGCACCGGGTGGCTCAGTGATGTTCGGCTTCAACGCGACGACCACCGGGGGCGCCAACCCGAGCCCCGGCCTGGTGACCGTCAACGGGGCGGCCTGCTCGCTGAGCTGA
- a CDS encoding APC family permease, whose amino-acid sequence MPPTSTVDRPSNVSDALARGRLGIPSVIFFVLSAAAPLTVVAGVVTTGYGVIGVTGIPLAFLLVAAVLALFSVGYVAMSRRVENAGAFYAYISRGLGRPAGVGAAWVALIAYNALQVGLYGTIGAAAEPVLDRIFGGHPHWAVVALVAWALVGLLGLLRVDINGLVLAALLVAEIVVILVFDLGQIGNPAGDQVSFAGFAPDNLFVPGVGAVLVLAILGFVGFESAVVFSEESKDPKRTVPLATYLSVAIIAGLYALSSWTMTVAVGPDRIVAEAGEQSVGLIFNLAAAHLGDTVVTIGQVLFLTSVLAAMISFHNTTARYTFALGRERVLPAVFGQTSARSGAPRAASLAQSALGLVVILVYAVNGWDPVVQLFFWGGTTGGFGVLLLIATTSVAVIAYFARSAGGENVWRRVVAPGLATVALLVIIWLAVSNFANLLGVAPDSTLRWALPAAYPVAALLGIGWALVLRGRRPDTYARIGLGAASSAAVVTPSAQPTAEATR is encoded by the coding sequence ATGCCCCCGACATCGACAGTCGACCGACCGAGCAACGTCTCCGACGCCCTGGCCCGAGGCCGCCTCGGCATCCCTTCGGTGATCTTCTTCGTGCTCTCCGCGGCCGCGCCGCTGACCGTGGTGGCCGGTGTCGTCACCACCGGCTACGGCGTCATCGGGGTGACCGGCATCCCGCTGGCCTTCCTGCTGGTCGCCGCCGTGCTCGCCCTGTTCTCGGTGGGCTACGTGGCGATGTCGCGGCGGGTGGAGAACGCCGGCGCCTTCTACGCCTACATCTCCCGAGGTCTCGGCCGCCCGGCGGGTGTGGGCGCCGCCTGGGTCGCGTTGATCGCGTACAACGCGCTGCAGGTCGGGCTGTACGGCACCATCGGCGCGGCAGCCGAGCCGGTGCTGGACCGGATCTTCGGCGGGCACCCGCACTGGGCGGTCGTGGCCCTGGTGGCGTGGGCGTTGGTCGGCCTGCTCGGTCTGCTCCGGGTGGACATCAACGGTCTGGTCCTGGCCGCGCTGCTGGTCGCCGAGATCGTGGTGATCCTCGTCTTCGACCTGGGGCAGATCGGCAACCCCGCCGGTGACCAGGTCAGCTTCGCCGGCTTCGCGCCGGACAACCTCTTCGTGCCGGGAGTCGGCGCGGTGCTGGTGCTGGCGATCCTGGGCTTCGTCGGCTTCGAGTCCGCCGTGGTCTTCAGCGAGGAGAGCAAGGATCCCAAGCGGACGGTGCCGCTCGCGACGTACCTCTCGGTGGCGATCATCGCCGGCCTGTACGCGTTGTCGTCCTGGACGATGACGGTCGCCGTGGGGCCGGACAGGATCGTCGCCGAGGCCGGCGAGCAGAGCGTGGGGCTGATCTTCAACCTGGCCGCCGCGCACCTCGGCGACACCGTGGTCACCATCGGGCAGGTGCTCTTCCTGACCTCCGTGCTCGCCGCGATGATCTCGTTCCACAACACCACGGCCCGCTACACGTTCGCGCTCGGTCGGGAGCGGGTGCTGCCGGCGGTGTTCGGGCAGACCTCGGCCCGCTCCGGGGCGCCCCGGGCGGCCTCGCTGGCGCAGAGCGCCCTCGGCCTGGTGGTCATCCTGGTGTACGCGGTCAACGGCTGGGATCCGGTCGTCCAACTGTTCTTCTGGGGCGGCACCACCGGCGGGTTCGGCGTACTGCTGCTGATCGCCACCACCTCGGTTGCCGTGATCGCCTACTTCGCCCGCTCCGCCGGTGGCGAGAACGTCTGGCGGCGGGTCGTCGCGCCCGGCCTGGCGACCGTCGCGCTCCTCGTGATCATCTGGCTGGCGGTGTCGAACTTCGCCAACCTGCTCGGCGTCGCGCCGGACTCCACCCTGCGCTGGGCGTTGCCCGCCGCGTACCCGGTGGCTGCCCTGCTGGGCATCGGCTGGGCGCTGGTGCTGCGCGGCAGACGTCCCGACACGTACGCCCGGATCGGCCTGGGCGCGGCGAGCAGCGCCGCCGTCGTCACGCCGTCGGCGCAGCCCACCGCGGAGGCGACCCGATGA
- a CDS encoding SigB/SigF/SigG family RNA polymerase sigma factor has product MTASTITEQSSTAVKAPAKLDPRALTDSAADLLNAMAALPANHPSRAALRDRAIEAWLPLANHLAHRYSGRGEPTDDLAQTAAVGLIKAIDKFDPSRGVDFAGYAIPTIIGELKRHFRDRTWDIRVPRRLQELRLAISDANSSLLQTLGRSPTVADIAAHLKLTEEEVLEGLEGARAYNAVSLSTPTGDGERATELGDMLGGEDNEFELAELRVALGPALATLDEREQKILTLRFYGNLTQSQIADQIGVSQMHVSRLLTRALTKLRGQLDGTY; this is encoded by the coding sequence ATGACCGCGTCAACGATCACCGAGCAGTCGAGCACCGCCGTGAAGGCACCCGCGAAGCTCGACCCGCGCGCGCTCACCGACAGCGCCGCCGACCTGCTCAACGCCATGGCTGCGCTGCCCGCCAACCACCCGTCGCGCGCCGCCCTCCGGGACCGCGCGATCGAGGCCTGGCTCCCGCTGGCCAACCACCTGGCCCACCGCTACAGCGGGCGCGGCGAGCCGACCGACGACCTGGCCCAGACCGCCGCGGTCGGCCTGATCAAGGCCATCGACAAGTTCGACCCCTCCCGTGGTGTCGACTTCGCCGGCTACGCGATCCCCACCATCATCGGCGAACTCAAGCGGCACTTCCGGGACCGCACCTGGGACATCCGCGTGCCGCGCCGGCTCCAGGAGCTGCGGCTGGCCATCTCCGACGCCAACAGCTCGCTCCTGCAGACCCTCGGCCGCTCGCCGACGGTCGCCGACATCGCCGCCCACCTCAAGCTCACCGAGGAAGAGGTCCTGGAGGGCCTGGAGGGCGCCCGCGCGTACAACGCGGTGTCGCTGTCCACCCCGACCGGCGACGGTGAGCGGGCCACCGAGCTGGGCGACATGCTCGGCGGCGAGGACAACGAGTTCGAGCTGGCCGAGCTGCGGGTCGCCCTCGGCCCGGCACTGGCCACCCTCGACGAGCGCGAGCAGAAGATCCTCACGCTGCGCTTCTACGGCAACCTGACCCAGTCGCAGATCGCCGACCAGATCGGTGTCTCGCAGATGCACGTCTCCCGGCTGCTGACCCGGGCGCTGACCAAGCTGCGCGGCCAGCTGGACGGCACATACTGA
- a CDS encoding DUF397 domain-containing protein, whose protein sequence is MTAHDLTRAAWRTSTRSSGNGNCVEVATADGQIAVRDSKDRSGPVLAFGPAAWRAFVSGVSEVRRR, encoded by the coding sequence ATGACGGCGCACGACCTGACCCGAGCGGCTTGGCGCACCAGCACGCGCAGCAGTGGCAACGGCAACTGCGTGGAGGTCGCGACAGCCGACGGTCAGATCGCCGTACGCGACAGCAAGGACCGCTCCGGCCCGGTGCTCGCCTTCGGCCCGGCCGCCTGGCGGGCCTTCGTGTCCGGCGTGAGCGAGGTCCGTCGCCGCTGA
- a CDS encoding GOLPH3/VPS74 family protein, whose translation MLIADEFFLIAHNDSRGKAKLHPAATGLGLASGLLGELLLYGHITVSAGQVTVIDRRPPADALAHTVLDQLIGEPQHQELRTWLSFLAQSATTSVGERLARAGVLRRQESRRLLRTSVTYLPIDLNAVAWPATRLRALLDRPDPPNVPDALLLGIVVAAGLTREVLWSAGPRAHHRLNVLIPALPAPLKELVGHTEAAVGAAVLRGIP comes from the coding sequence TTGCTCATCGCCGACGAGTTCTTCCTGATCGCGCACAACGACAGTCGTGGCAAGGCCAAGCTGCACCCGGCGGCGACCGGGCTCGGGCTGGCCAGCGGGCTGCTCGGCGAGTTGCTCCTCTACGGACACATCACCGTGTCGGCCGGGCAGGTCACCGTCATCGACCGTCGCCCGCCCGCGGACGCGCTGGCGCACACGGTGCTCGACCAGCTGATCGGCGAACCCCAGCACCAGGAGCTGCGCACCTGGCTCAGCTTCCTGGCGCAGAGCGCGACGACGTCGGTGGGGGAGCGGCTGGCCCGCGCCGGCGTGCTGCGCCGCCAGGAGAGTCGCCGGTTGCTGCGCACCTCGGTCACCTACCTGCCGATCGACCTCAACGCGGTGGCCTGGCCGGCGACCCGGTTGCGCGCACTGCTGGACCGGCCCGACCCGCCGAACGTGCCGGACGCGTTGCTGCTCGGCATCGTCGTGGCCGCCGGGCTGACCCGCGAGGTGCTGTGGAGCGCCGGCCCGCGCGCCCACCACCGGCTGAACGTCCTCATCCCCGCACTGCCGGCGCCGCTGAAGGAACTGGTCGGGCACACCGAGGCCGCCGTCGGCGCCGCCGTGCTGCGCGGCATTCCCTGA
- a CDS encoding PP2C family protein-serine/threonine phosphatase: MTLKLRSVGTSDRGLIRSGNQDALHAGTWLVAVADGMGGMAAGDLASALTIDAVAPLDVETPEDALVAALEGAIALATSRIRQAVAEDPERQGMGTTLTALLFARTGSCLALAHVGDSRAYLFRDGVLKQVTRDDTFVQMLVDQGVITPDQASSHPRRAVVTQALQGDEVSPSYATMVPRAGDRWLLCSDGLSNVVRPDTLTEVLTGYPDRSECVGKLIDLALHAGAPDNVTVAVADVSEE, from the coding sequence ATGACCCTGAAGCTGCGTTCCGTGGGAACGAGCGACCGTGGGCTGATCCGCAGCGGAAACCAGGACGCCCTGCACGCCGGCACCTGGCTCGTCGCCGTCGCCGACGGCATGGGCGGAATGGCCGCCGGCGACCTGGCCAGCGCCCTCACCATCGACGCCGTCGCCCCGCTGGACGTGGAGACACCCGAGGACGCCCTGGTCGCCGCGCTCGAAGGTGCCATCGCCCTGGCCACCTCCCGCATCCGGCAGGCGGTCGCCGAGGACCCCGAGCGTCAGGGCATGGGCACCACACTGACCGCCCTGCTCTTCGCCCGTACCGGCAGCTGCCTGGCCCTCGCCCACGTCGGTGACTCCCGGGCCTACCTGTTCCGCGACGGCGTGCTCAAGCAGGTCACCCGGGACGACACGTTCGTCCAGATGCTGGTCGACCAGGGCGTGATCACGCCGGACCAGGCCAGCAGCCACCCGCGGCGTGCCGTGGTCACCCAGGCGTTGCAGGGCGACGAGGTCTCCCCGTCGTACGCGACGATGGTGCCCAGGGCCGGCGACCGGTGGTTGCTGTGCAGCGACGGTCTCTCCAACGTCGTCCGTCCGGACACTCTCACCGAGGTGCTCACCGGTTACCCGGACCGGTCGGAGTGCGTCGGCAAGCTCATCGACCTGGCGTTGCACGCCGGCGCACCGGACAACGTCACGGTGGCGGTGGCCGACGTGTCGGAGGAGTAG
- a CDS encoding helix-turn-helix domain-containing protein — protein sequence MTLDVAARQLDMSKSNLSRIETAQIGIKPRDVRAALALYEVTGSDAEALIEIARGAQQRGWWQNYSDVLPEWFEFYVGLEAEAAALRTYEAESVPGLLQTEAYAREIFRRTAGEDGLERKVAARLHRQEVLRRENPVQLSVVLNEAVLLRPVGGSAVMAEQLVHMSRIAQLPNVTIQVLPFAAGGHPAMSTPYVIINFVDAGDASVVYLDNLTMGLALEEADQVLGYSLLHEELCRMALDPTASLTRLEHASRNFA from the coding sequence ATGACCCTCGACGTGGCCGCCCGCCAGCTCGACATGTCGAAGAGCAACCTCTCCCGGATCGAGACCGCGCAGATCGGCATCAAACCGCGCGACGTCCGCGCCGCCCTCGCCCTCTACGAGGTGACCGGCTCGGACGCGGAGGCCCTGATCGAGATCGCCCGTGGGGCACAGCAACGCGGGTGGTGGCAGAACTACAGCGACGTGCTGCCCGAGTGGTTCGAGTTCTACGTGGGGCTGGAGGCCGAGGCGGCGGCGCTGCGCACGTACGAGGCCGAGTCGGTGCCGGGGCTGCTGCAGACCGAGGCGTACGCCCGGGAGATCTTCCGCCGCACCGCCGGCGAGGACGGCCTGGAGCGCAAGGTCGCGGCCCGGCTGCACCGGCAGGAGGTCCTGCGCCGGGAGAACCCGGTCCAGCTCTCGGTGGTGCTCAACGAGGCGGTGCTGCTGCGCCCGGTCGGCGGCAGCGCGGTGATGGCCGAACAGTTGGTCCATATGAGCCGGATCGCGCAGTTACCGAACGTAACAATTCAGGTACTTCCCTTCGCGGCCGGCGGCCACCCGGCGATGAGCACCCCGTACGTGATCATCAACTTCGTCGATGCCGGCGACGCGTCCGTGGTTTACCTGGATAACCTCACAATGGGACTGGCTCTGGAGGAGGCCGACCAGGTGCTCGGGTATAGCCTTCTGCACGAGGAGCTGTGCCGGATGGCGCTCGATCCGACGGCGTCCTTGACCCGTCTTGAGCATGCTTCTCGTAACTTTGCGTGA
- the hrpB gene encoding ATP-dependent helicase HrpB has product MLSDVTVDLPVRPVLPALVAALDAAGTGVLVAPPGTGKTTLAPLAVAERVTGRVVIAQPRRVAARAAARRMAELLGERVGDRVGYAVRGERRVGPDTRVEVVTTGLLLRRLHHDPELPGTGAVLLDECHERQLDADLAVAFTVEARATLRPDLWLLAMSATPDTDRFAALLGGPAPAPVVRADSALHPVARIWSPPARPIAPPGAGPVDRALLDHVAATIRRALRERDGDVLVFLPGAGEIAAITGRLADLRDAVALLPLHGRQRGAEQDAALRPADRRRVVLATALAETSLTVPGVRVVVDAGLSRVPRVDLARGLGALVTVPVSRAAATQRAGRAGREAPGYVYRCWSEATHERLPARPEPEIATADLTGFALELAAWGRPDGVGLALPDPPPAAAMTVARDTLRTLGAVDVDGRITARGRAIAAAGAHPRLARALLDGAGRVGADRAAEVVALLAEESTAGPGDDLVAGWRRLRAGVDAGATARWRTEVRRLRAALPTEGPAGDSRSGAGATTLSDDLAAGLLVGLSYPERLARVRRPGGSAYLMTGGTAADLAAGSGLAGADWLAVAVADRAPGASAARIRRASPVDEATAREAAGPLLRTDREVGWSDGDVVAREVTRLGAIELVQRRLERPDRAEVAAALLTGLRQEGLGLLTWTPAARALRERLAFLRHHLGDPWPDVGDEALRDAAPTWLGPELAAARRRADLARADVTSALRRLLPWAQAARLDEVAPERIEVPSGSRIRVDYTDPAAPVLAVKLQETFGWSVAPRVGDGRVPVLLHLLSPAGRPVAVTADLASFWRTGYPQVRSELRGRYPRHPWPEDPGTATPTRHATPRRR; this is encoded by the coding sequence GTGCTCTCCGACGTGACAGTGGACCTGCCGGTACGCCCCGTGCTGCCGGCGCTGGTCGCGGCCCTCGACGCGGCCGGCACCGGCGTGCTGGTGGCACCGCCGGGCACCGGCAAGACCACCCTCGCGCCGCTGGCCGTCGCCGAGCGGGTCACCGGTCGGGTGGTGATCGCCCAACCCCGGCGGGTGGCGGCCCGCGCCGCCGCCCGACGGATGGCCGAGCTGCTCGGCGAGCGGGTGGGCGACCGCGTCGGCTACGCGGTCCGCGGCGAACGCCGGGTCGGGCCGGACACCCGGGTGGAGGTGGTCACCACCGGCCTCCTGCTGCGGCGGCTGCACCACGACCCGGAGCTGCCCGGCACGGGTGCCGTGCTGCTCGACGAGTGCCACGAACGACAACTCGACGCCGACCTCGCGGTGGCCTTCACCGTGGAGGCGAGGGCTACCCTCCGGCCGGACCTGTGGTTGCTGGCGATGTCCGCCACCCCGGACACCGACCGGTTCGCCGCGCTGCTCGGCGGGCCCGCACCGGCCCCGGTCGTACGGGCCGACTCGGCACTGCACCCGGTCGCGCGGATCTGGTCGCCACCGGCGCGCCCGATCGCTCCACCCGGGGCCGGGCCGGTGGACCGGGCGCTGCTGGACCACGTGGCCGCCACCATCCGGCGCGCGCTGCGCGAGCGCGACGGAGACGTGCTGGTCTTCCTGCCCGGAGCCGGCGAGATCGCCGCGATCACCGGGCGGCTGGCCGACCTGCGCGACGCCGTCGCGCTGCTGCCGTTGCACGGTCGGCAACGCGGCGCCGAGCAGGACGCCGCCCTGCGTCCGGCTGACCGACGTCGGGTGGTGCTGGCCACCGCGCTGGCCGAGACCAGCCTGACCGTCCCGGGCGTGCGGGTCGTGGTGGACGCGGGCCTGTCCCGGGTGCCCCGCGTCGACCTGGCCCGGGGGTTGGGTGCGCTGGTGACCGTGCCGGTCTCCCGGGCCGCCGCCACCCAACGCGCGGGCCGCGCCGGCCGGGAGGCCCCCGGGTACGTCTACCGGTGCTGGTCGGAGGCGACCCACGAGCGACTGCCCGCGCGCCCCGAACCGGAGATCGCCACCGCCGACCTGACCGGCTTCGCGCTGGAGCTGGCCGCCTGGGGTCGACCGGACGGCGTCGGACTCGCGCTGCCCGACCCGCCACCGGCCGCCGCGATGACGGTGGCCCGGGACACGCTGCGCACCCTGGGCGCGGTCGACGTCGACGGCCGGATCACCGCCCGGGGACGCGCGATCGCCGCTGCCGGAGCGCATCCCCGGCTGGCCCGGGCGCTGCTCGACGGCGCCGGTCGGGTCGGCGCCGACCGGGCGGCCGAGGTGGTCGCCCTGCTCGCCGAGGAGAGCACCGCCGGCCCCGGCGACGACCTGGTGGCCGGCTGGCGTCGGCTGCGCGCCGGTGTCGACGCGGGTGCGACCGCCCGCTGGCGCACCGAGGTACGACGGCTGCGCGCCGCGCTGCCCACCGAGGGTCCCGCGGGCGACAGCCGATCCGGAGCCGGGGCCACGACGCTGAGCGACGATCTCGCCGCCGGGCTGCTCGTCGGTCTGTCGTACCCGGAACGGTTGGCCCGGGTGCGGCGGCCGGGCGGTTCGGCGTACCTGATGACCGGCGGGACCGCCGCGGACCTGGCGGCCGGCTCGGGGCTGGCCGGTGCCGACTGGCTGGCGGTGGCGGTCGCGGACCGCGCGCCCGGCGCGTCGGCGGCGCGGATCCGCCGGGCCTCACCGGTGGACGAGGCGACGGCCCGGGAGGCGGCCGGCCCGCTGCTGCGCACCGATCGGGAGGTGGGCTGGTCCGACGGGGACGTGGTGGCGCGGGAGGTGACCCGCCTGGGCGCGATCGAGCTGGTCCAGCGCCGGCTGGAGCGACCGGACCGGGCCGAGGTGGCCGCGGCGTTGCTGACCGGCCTCCGTCAGGAGGGCCTGGGGCTGCTGACCTGGACGCCGGCGGCGCGGGCGCTGCGCGAGCGGCTGGCGTTCCTCCGGCACCACCTGGGCGACCCGTGGCCGGACGTCGGCGACGAGGCGTTGCGCGACGCGGCACCCACCTGGTTGGGGCCGGAGTTGGCGGCAGCCCGGCGTCGTGCCGACCTGGCGCGGGCGGACGTGACGTCGGCGCTGCGCCGGCTGCTGCCCTGGGCGCAGGCCGCCCGACTGGACGAGGTGGCCCCGGAGCGGATCGAGGTGCCCAGCGGTTCACGGATCCGGGTGGACTACACCGATCCGGCCGCGCCGGTGCTCGCCGTGAAACTCCAGGAGACGTTCGGCTGGTCGGTGGCGCCACGCGTCGGTGACGGACGGGTGCCGGTGCTGCTGCACCTGCTCTCCCCCGCCGGCCGTCCGGTGGCGGTCACCGCCGATCTGGCCTCGTTCTGGCGCACCGGCTACCCGCAGGTCCGTTCCGAGTTGCGTGGACGTTATCCACGGCACCCGTGGCCGGAGGACCCGGGCACGGCGACGCCCACCCGGCACGCCACCCCGCGCCGGCGTTGA